A portion of the Motilibacter rhizosphaerae genome contains these proteins:
- a CDS encoding PHP domain-containing protein — translation MSHGHHHHDHHSNGDHAHGEHDHTHEPSTGLQSEWADESIPDSELSPRSLSRRNLLRSAGVLGAGAASLGVFGGGAGVAAAAETSSSSSKKDATEGIVYLSGDHHIHTQFSSDALYMPEQQARRGAEYGLDWLVITDHGSVAHAKIGVDKVNPHIRNARVETPRTLVFQGLEWNIPAAEHGTVIVTPGDNEVAVLKEFENSFDGAVTGTTDGTLGGPNTAANESLAIKGIQWLTAQKQAGRVADAIMFANHPARKGIDSPHEIRAWRDAAPGTFTGFEGAPGHQAAQLSGGARGEYGFAKSAQSFPDYPVEAYRTHGGFDWMSATVGGLWDSLLAEGKPWWITANSDSHQVFNDRLVRPAGQDTDAYFQANGQYGDPVDSGAPVSGRSDFFPGYYSRTHVGVSTFGYVPVVEGLRSGNVWVDHGQLIDGLAVQMRRRGGSGETAPLGGVLIAKKGDSVEVEITIDLASRPNNNGDWPTLRRVDVIRGDVTGPATNKDGFYNPTAAVVKQFEVSQQTGQVSFSLRFKNVDRNFYVRLRGTDARRSAVGLLGAKVDPQGPAMDVPGVGSPWDDLWFYTNPIFVAVA, via the coding sequence ATGAGCCACGGGCACCACCACCACGACCACCACTCGAACGGGGACCACGCGCACGGGGAGCACGACCACACCCACGAGCCCTCGACGGGCCTGCAGTCCGAGTGGGCGGACGAGTCGATCCCCGACAGCGAGCTGAGCCCCCGGTCGCTGTCGCGCCGCAACCTGCTCCGCAGCGCGGGCGTCCTCGGCGCCGGCGCGGCGTCCCTCGGGGTCTTCGGCGGTGGCGCGGGCGTCGCGGCCGCGGCCGAGACGAGCAGCAGCAGCAGCAAGAAGGACGCGACCGAGGGCATCGTCTACCTCTCGGGCGACCACCACATCCACACGCAGTTCAGCTCCGACGCGCTCTACATGCCGGAGCAGCAGGCGCGCCGCGGCGCGGAGTACGGCCTGGACTGGCTGGTCATCACCGACCACGGCAGCGTCGCGCACGCCAAGATCGGCGTCGACAAGGTCAACCCGCACATCAGGAACGCGCGCGTCGAGACGCCGCGCACCCTGGTCTTCCAGGGCCTCGAGTGGAACATCCCCGCCGCCGAGCACGGCACCGTCATCGTCACCCCCGGTGACAACGAGGTGGCCGTCCTCAAGGAGTTCGAGAACTCCTTCGACGGCGCGGTGACCGGCACCACCGACGGCACCCTCGGGGGCCCGAACACCGCCGCCAACGAGTCGCTGGCCATCAAGGGCATCCAGTGGCTGACGGCGCAGAAGCAGGCCGGCCGCGTGGCGGACGCGATCATGTTCGCGAACCACCCTGCGCGCAAGGGCATCGACTCCCCGCACGAGATCCGCGCGTGGCGCGACGCCGCCCCCGGCACCTTCACCGGCTTCGAGGGTGCGCCGGGCCACCAGGCCGCGCAGCTCTCCGGCGGCGCCCGCGGCGAGTACGGCTTCGCCAAGAGCGCGCAGAGCTTCCCCGACTACCCGGTCGAGGCGTACCGCACCCACGGCGGCTTCGACTGGATGTCCGCGACGGTCGGCGGTCTCTGGGACTCGCTGCTCGCCGAGGGCAAGCCGTGGTGGATCACGGCCAACTCCGACAGCCACCAGGTCTTCAACGACCGGCTCGTCCGCCCGGCCGGCCAGGACACCGACGCGTACTTCCAGGCCAACGGCCAGTACGGCGACCCGGTCGACTCCGGTGCGCCCGTCTCCGGCCGCTCGGACTTCTTCCCGGGCTACTACAGCCGCACCCACGTCGGCGTCTCGACCTTCGGCTACGTGCCGGTGGTCGAGGGCCTGCGCTCCGGCAACGTGTGGGTCGACCACGGCCAGCTCATCGACGGCCTCGCCGTGCAGATGCGCCGCCGCGGCGGCTCCGGGGAGACCGCGCCGCTCGGCGGCGTGCTCATCGCGAAGAAGGGCGACAGCGTCGAGGTCGAGATCACGATCGACCTGGCGAGCCGCCCCAACAACAACGGCGACTGGCCGACGCTGCGTCGCGTGGACGTCATCCGCGGCGACGTGACGGGGCCGGCGACGAACAAGGACGGCTTCTACAACCCCACGGCTGCCGTGGTGAAGCAGTTCGAGGTCTCGCAGCAGACCGGCCAGGTGTCGTTCAGCCTGCGCTTCAAGAACGTCGACCGGAACTTCTACGTGCGCCTCCGCGGCACGGATGCCCGCCGTTCGGCGGTCGGCCTGCTCGGCGCCAAGGTCGACCCGCAGGGCCCGGCCATGGACGTCCCCGGTGTGGGCAGCCCCTGGGACGACCTGTGGTTCTACACCAACCCGATCTTCGTCGCGGTCGCGTGA